Sequence from the Corallococcus sp. EGB genome:
TTCGATGACAAGCCCACGCGGGCCAGGTCCTCCAGGCCGTCGGCGCGGCCCGACGCCAAGAGCGCCACGTCGGGCGCGGACTCTGGCGGCGCGAAGGGCGTCAAGGGCAACCCGTTGGACATCGCGAAGAAACACCTGAACAAGAACGCCGGGTCACTGAAGCTGGAGAAGAAGGGGGTGGGCGCCGACATGGACGACAACGTCGGCAACAAGGTCAACTGCGCCAACTTCGTCTCCGCGTGCCTGGAGCAGGCCGGGCAGATCAAGAACAGCCAGCACAGCAACCTGGTGCGCGGCCTCCAGAACAACCTGGACAAGGACAAGAACTTCAAGCGCGTGTCCTTGAAGGATGCGAAGCCCGGCGACGTGGTCAGCTTGAAGACGGGCCCCGGTGTCGATGACCGCCACGTGGTGATCTTCGCGGGTTGGAAGAATGGGAAGGCGGAGTTCATCGGCTCGAACAACCGGAACCCCGACCGCACGCAGCGGATCACCATGACCATGTCGAACGCCCCTGTCCTGTCCGTCCACCACTACGTGGGCTGAGGGAGGACGGCGACCTGGCCCCGCCGCGTGACGGGCTCGGGTTCCACGCTGCGCGGGATGCGGCTCGCCGCAAGCGGGTGAAGGTTCAGGGCACCTCCGACCTCGCGGAGATTCCGGAAACACTCGATTGAGGTGCGAGCGGAGACGGGGGGCTTGCCCGGGCATCAGGCCCGGGCAGGCCCCCTCTTTATCCGGGCCCCGGCGGTCCGGTCACCGTGCGTTCAGCGCGGGATGCTCATCGTGCCCGGGGACGACAGAGGGCCCGCGCTGAACGACTCGGCTTGGAAGGTGTGCCGGGCATGCGTCGTTCATGCAGCGCCCGGCGTGCCCGGTAAGCGCTCAGCCCAGCTCCTGTTGCCGGTTCAAGAAGGCTGCCGCGCGGGTCGCGTCATCATGCGTGGCCAGCGAAGCCCTTGGTCTTGAAAGCATCAGACTCCTTGAGCAGCGTGCGGTTGGAAGAGCCCACGTCCCCGAACTTCTGCGCGGCGTCTGTCTTGTAACGCCCCCTCTGAACATTGGCGACCTGGGCGGAAGCCGCCGCGCACAGCTCCTTGCTGTCCATTGCCCACAGGTTCGCGTACAGCTCCTGGTTGAAGTCGGGGTTGTTGCAGACTGAAAAGAGTCCTTCTTGCGATAGCCTGTTGCCCTCGAATTCGTGGCGGATGGCTGCTGGGATTGGGGCTTGTGGAGTAGGACTCTTCTGGGGGCGTCGTCCGGGCGGAAACATCCGCGGCAAGGGAAACACCCGCCATAGGCAACCTCGGGAGGAAGAGATGCGCTCGAGGGGAGAGAGGGAATGGGCCCACCCGCGTCCCAAAGTTCCCTACGCTTGACTCAACCCTCCGGCTGCTTTGTCTGGCGGACCGGAACGCGACACGGAGTGCGCGCACATGCATTCATGTCCTCAGGAAGGGACGCTGGCGGACTTCCTGTCCGGGCTGCTCTCCGAAGAGCACCGGACCGCTGTCCTGGCGCACGTGGGAGGCTGTACGGACTGCCGTTGGGCCCTGGCGGCAGGCAATGGCACCCAGGTCCTGGCCGTCTCTCCGACGGCCTCCGCGCAGGCGTCTTCCCAGCCACTGCTGCCGGGCGACAGACTCTCCCGCTACGTGGTGCGAGAGCGCATCGGCGCTGGCGCGATGGGCGTCGTGTACGCGGCGGACGACCCCGAACTGGGACGCCGGGTGGCCCTCAAGATGCTGCGCCCCGAGGGACGCCAACGCGAAGAATTGCGGCAGCGGCTGCTGCGCGAGGCGCAGGCGCTCGCCCGGCTCGCTCATCCCAATGTCGTCACCCTCTACGACGTGGGCACCCATGGGGACTGCGTCTTCCTCGCCATGGAGCTGGTGGAGGGCACCACGCTGGCGGAGTGGATGCGGGAGCCACGTCCCTGGAAGGAGGTGCTCCGGCTCTTCCTCGAAGCCGGCAGGGGACTCGCCGCCGCGCACGCCGCGGGCCTGGTGCACCGTGACTTCAAGCCCGCCAACACCCTGCTGAGCAAGGAGGGCCGCGTCTTCGTGACGGACTTCGGCATCGCCGGCCCCATCCATCACGACGAGGGCGCTCCGCTCCAGGACCCCGACAAGGCCCCGGTCGCATCCATGAAGCACCTCACCCGGACGGGCCAGCTTCTGGGCACGCCCGCCTACATGGCCCCGGAGCTCATGGCGGGCCAGCGCGCGGACGCGCACTCCGACGAGTTCAGCTTCTGCGTCGCGCTGTACGAGGCCCTCTTTGGCGTGCGCCCTTTCCAAGGGGCGACACTCGAGCAGCTGGCCCAGGCCGCACGGCAGGGAAACATCAGCCCCCCGAAGCGCGAGGTGAAGGTCCCAGCCCGCATCCGGCGCGCGGTCCTGCGGGGGCTCAGCGCCAACCCCCAGGAGCGCTTCCCGTCCATGGAGTCCCTCCTGGCGGCCCTCGCTCCACGGCCCATCCGGTGGCTTGCGCGGATGACGGCCGCGGCGGCCGTGGCCGGCGTCCTGGGCACCCTCGTGGCCTACGGGGTGACGCATCGCGAGGGGGCGCACTGCGAGCAGGAGGTGGAGAAGCTCACCGCGGCCTGGAGCCCCGCGCGACGCGAACGGATCCGCACGGCCTTCCTGTCCACGGGCGAGTCCTACGCCGCTCCAGCCTGGGAGCAGCTCGCGTCGGCGCTGGACGCCTACGCCGCCCAATGGCGGACGCTTCGCACCGAGGCCTGCATGTCCGCTGACAGTGACACGGCGGCCGTCGCCTGGCAGACGGCCGCGTGCCTCGACGCGCGGCTCTGGCAGTTCGCCGCCGTGACCGAGGTCCTGGAGAAGGCGGATGTGCTGACGGTGCAGAACGCGCGCCCGCTGACGACCTCCCTCGAGGGGCTCGCCAGCTGCCGGGACGCGCCCGGCCTCTCCGCCCGGCCGCAACCGCCCGAGCACCTCCGGGCCCCGGTGGAGGCGGCACGGCACAAGCTGGCGCAGGCCCGCGCCCACCTCGTGTCGCACCGGTTCACCGAGGGGCTCGCGGTGACGACAGCCCTCATCGAGGACCTGAAGGACCTGGACTACAAACCGCTGCGGGCGGAGGTGCTCCTGGCCCACGGCGTGCTCCTCGGGGGCCTCAACAAACCGAAGGAAGCGGAGCAGTTCCTCTACCAGGCGCTGTGGGCGGGCGAGGCCGCGCGTGACGACGAGACGGTGGCCCGGGCCTGGGTGGAGCTCATCTGGGCGGTGGGCGAAGAGCAGTCCCGCTCCGACGAAGCGGAGAAGCTCATCCTGCACGCCCGGGCCGCCGTCGAGCGGCTGGGACGGGAGCGCTTCCCGGACATCACGACGGACCTGCACTCGCGCCTGTCGGCGCTGCGAGAGGCGCACGGCCAGCTCGCCGAGGCGGAGCAGGAGGCGCTCCAGGGCCTGGAGTTCTCCCGCAGGAGGAATGGCCCTGACAGCCTGCGCACGCCCAACCTCCTCCACCAGCTGGGACGCATCCGCTTCGGCCAGGGCCGCCATGAGGAGGCGCTGAAGCTTCACCGCGAGGCCCTGGCGCTGCGCGAGCGTCTGCTGGGCCCCGACAACCCGGCCCTCGTGACGTCCTACAACCGGGTCGCCACGGCCGCGCTGGAGGTGGGCCAGCACGCGGAGGCCGTCAAGGCCTGGCACAGGGCCCTGGCCCTCCAGGAGGCGTCCTCCAGCCCGGAGACCTACCCGTTGGGGTCGGTGCTGCTGAACCTGGCCGGGGTCTCGCGCCTCGAAGGCCGGATGGAAGAGGCGCGCTCCCAGGTCGAGCGGGCACGCTCCATCTTCGAGCGGGGCCGGGGCCCCAATCACATCACCGTCGTCTTCGCGCTCACGGAGCAGGCGGTCCTCGCCCTCGATGCGGGGCAGGGCGCCGAGGCGCTGGCCTTCGCCACCGAGGCGGTGGAGCGCGTCCAGCGTTCGCTGGGCCCGGACTCGCCGCGCGCCGCCCAACCGCTGACCGTCCGGGGGCAGGTGCACCTGAAGGCGGGTCGCTACCCCGAGGCACGGCGCGACCTGCTGGACGCGCTGACGCGGCTGGAGCGGGACTCGGGCCTGGCGGCGGGGAAGATGGTGGCCGTGCTGCGGCAGCTGGCCGAGCTGGCTCTGGCGACCCATTCCCCGAAGGAGGCGCTCGCGTACTGCGAGCGGGCGGTGACCCTCACCGAGAAGGCCGGTAGCGCGGAGTCCCAGGACGGGGCCAGCGCGCTGACCTGCGCCGGCAAGGCGCATCTGGCACTGGGCGCGGCGGCGCGGGCCACACCGCTGCTCGAGCGCGCCCGTCGCATCCAGACCCGCTGGGGCCCGCCCGGTGACGCGGAGGCGGCCGGGAGGACCTCGTTCCTGCTGGCCCAGGCGCTGCTCGAAACGCGCCCCGCCCCGGACCGGACGCGAGCGTTTGAACTGGCCGAGGAGGCTCGGACGCGGCTGGAGTCCGTGGGAGTCCGGGGCCGGCCGGAGCTCCAGCGGGTGCTGGCCTGGCAACAGCGGGAGGCGAAGCGATGAGCGAGCAATGGACGACAGGCTCCCTGGCGGCGCTGCTGCGGGAGCACCTGCCCCGGGAGCAGCGCGCGGAGCTGGACGCAGTGCCGGGATGGGAGGCACTGCTGAACCCATACGTCGAGGCGACCCGGAGCGGGTGGGCCAAAGCCACGGCGCCACTCCCGGCGGAGTCCTTCGTGCGGCACCTGGCCCGGCACCTGCCCGCGGGAAGGACCTTGGAGGTGATGCGCATCCTCCACGGCGCCGACCTGTACCTCGCATACGCCTGCGCTCGTGGGGAGCCCTCGGCCCTCCGGGCCTTCGAGCAGGACATCCGCCGGTACATCCCCGCCCGGCTCGGGAGGGTGTCGCCGAGCATGGTGGACGAGGTGCTCCAGGTGCTGCGCGAGCGGTTGCTGGTGGGCAGCGGCGACACGCCCCCGAGGATTTCGAGCTATGGCGGACGCGGGCCCCTGCTGAACTGGGTGGGCATCGTCGCCGCCCGAATCGCCGGGGAGCTGGTGGGCCGGGACGCGCGCCATGAGCTCGTCGCGGAGCCTCCCGAGGAGCTCGTGCGGCTCCTGGCCCCGAGCGACCCCGAGTACGCGCTGCTGCGCGAGGATGCGCGCAGGCTCCTCATCGAGTCGCTCCGCCAGGCGGTGGCGGTGCTCCCCGAGCAGGAGCGGACCCTGCTGCGCCTGCACCATTTCCATGGGTTCACCATGGACCGGCTGACGCTCATGTACGGCGGCTCGCGCTCCGGCATCGCGCGAAGGATCGCGGAGGCCCGCGAGCAGTTGCTCGAGCGCGTTCGCATGGAGCTCACGCCCCGGCTGAAGCAGGACCGGCTCACGCTGGAGAGCCTGTTGGGGCTGGTCAGCAGCCGGTTGGATCTCAGCCTCCAGGGCCTGCTGGACTGAGGCCCGGGGATTTCTTGGGACGCCCCTGGGCCCACTCCCTCTTCCCAATTGATGGCCCGGGCGGCCATTCCTCGACCCGCCCCCATCAAGGAGAGCGGCCCCATGACAGGAGTGAACGCAGTCGGTGGATTGTTTCTCTGGCTCTGCCTCCTCCCAGGGTTTGCCCGAGGCGACGTCTCCCCGGGCGTCCGCGGCTGCGCGGAGTCCATCTCTCTGCTGTTCGAGGACCTCGAGTACGAGCGCGCCCTGGACCAGGTGGCCCGCTGCAAGGAGGCGTCGAACGGGCTCGAGGATGAGGTGGTGCTGTCGCTCTACCAGGGCGTCATCCTGGCGGAGCTGAGCGGGCGGTTGCGCGACGCCGAAGCCGCCTTCAAGGCCGCCCTGCGCATGAACCCCGATGCGAAGCTGCCGCTGACGGTCTCGCCCAAGGTGAGGCGGCACTTCGAAGCGGTGCACAAGGGGGTCCTGCGCGAAGTGGCAGCGCGGGGGGCGGTCCGAGAGCCCCTGAAGCAGGAGGCCTCCCTGGACGCGCAGGAGGCCCAGGCGCCACGAGAGCCGCTCACCGTAGCCACGGGCCTCGCGACGCCGTCCTCCGCTCCCATACAGGACATGTCCGGAGCGCCTCCCTCCTTGCGAGACCGGGCGATGATTCCCGCCGTGGCGGGAGGGGCCCTCGTCGTCGCGGCGGGTGTCTTCTGGGGGGTGGCGGAGGGGCGGAAGTCGAAGCTGGATGGCGATGCGAAGGACATCCCCTCGGAGCCCGATGCCAGGAACGTGGCCCACGGCACGCGTCGGCTGCAGACGGCCTCGGTGGGGCTGCTGGTGGGAGGCCTGGTGGGACTGGGCGCCTCCGCTGGGATGTATCTGCTGGGGTCGCCGAAGCAGCCGGTGCCCGTGCAGTTCGGGCTGGATGGGACGTCCGTGTTCGTGGCTGGGAGGTGGCCATGAAGACGCTGCTTCGCTCGACAGCCATTGGCTTGCTTCTGCTTGGCGTGCAGATCACCGCGTGTCTCGACGTCGACGCGGTGGTGGGCGAGTTCTGCGACAAGCACCCTCTCCGCTGCGAGAACGGCGGGTCGGATGCGGGGCCTGATGGCAATGACATCCTGGATGATGGCGGTGGACCGGACGGCGGGGACGCGGGGCAGGACGGCGGGGACGCGGGGCAGGACGGCGGGGACGCGGGGCAGGATGCAGGACCTGACGGGGGCCTTCCCGATGACGAGCGCGAACCGCCGGGATGGAAATCCGTGACCTCGATGACGGTGCGGCGCACGGGGCATACGGCCACCCTCCTGGAAGACGGCCGGGTGCTCGTTGTTGGCGGAACCAGCACGGTCGGCACCTCGGGGGGGGGCCTGACGAACACGACGGAGCTCTACAACGTTTCATCCAACAGCTGGAGCCCCGGGGAGCGCCTGGCGACGGCTCGCATGGACCACACCGCCACCTGGCTGGGGAAAGGCAAGGTCTTGGTGGTCGGCGGTATAGGCCCCACGGGTAGCGCGCTGGCCAGTGCTGAAATCTATGACGTCGGTGCGAATAAATGGACCACGGTGAGCCCCATGCCCTACGGAGGACGTGCCGGCCATGCCGCCGTCTTGCTGCCCTCGGGGAAGGTGCTGGTGGCGGGTGGCGGAATCTCGGCGGACGATGGGCTGAGGACCGCCGAACTCTATGATCCAGTCAGCGACTCCTGGACGAGGGCGGGGAACCTGAACGTCAGACGCAACATGCTGACGCTCACCCTGCTGGACGGTGGCAATGCCCTGGCCATCGGTGGCTTCAATATCAACCGAACGGAGGCGACCGCCGAGGTCTACGACTCGAACGCACCGGATGGAGGACGGTGGCGCGTTTCGCAGGAGATGGACTGCGGGCGCTACGGGCACGCGGCGACGCTGCTGCCCTCTGGAGGAGTCCTGGTCACCGGCACCTACGATAAATCATGGGATCTACCTGAAAAGGTCCTCCCGTACGTGGACCTCTTCGAACCAGACGGCACTTCGTGGATGCTCCAGGAGGACATGAAGGAAGCCCGCTTCCTCCACACGGCCACCGCGCTGCCTTCGGGCGAGGTGCTGGTGACAGGTGGGTATTCCGCCCCCTACGCGAGCCCGCTTGCCTCCGCGGAGATACTCCGGCTGGATGGCGGCTGGGAGCCCATTGCCGCCCCCATGTCCTCAGCGCGCGCCGCTCACACCGCGACGTGGCTGAAATCGGGGAGTGTGCTCATCATCGGAGGCACCGACGGCGGCGTGGTGCTGAACACCGCCGAGCGGTACGTCCCCTGAGCGTCGCCCGGGCTCCGCGAGGCATTGGGGGAGCGTGACGGGCCCAGGCAAGGGACGGGGTTGGAGGAGGGGAGGAGAGCCCCTCCTTTGCCGCGACGGCACGTGTACGCTGGCCTCCCATGCCCCTTCCTGCTGTCCGGCTCTCGTTGACCGCACTTCTCCTGGGGATGGCTGCATGCAGGACGCCCCAGCTGGAAGCGTGGAGGCGCGTGCGCTGCTGGCGCGGTCGCGCAAGCTGTTCGCGGCCCTGGCGCCGCCTCTGGGACGCGAGGCGGAGAACAGCACGCGCGTTCTGGATGGTGGCGCCGGGACGGTGGGCCCCACCTCCTGTCTGGAATGGAGGCTCTTCCAACGACAGGCCCGGCGCTTCCCGATGCTGGAGCACCCCACCGAGTTCAGCGCGTATGTCCTGCGCGGTCAGGTGCCGGACCGCGGCCTCCAGGTCCTCCGGAGGGAAGGCGCGCATGGCCTTGGGGGTGAACCAGTTGATGAGGGTGGCGATGCCGCGCACCAGCGGCGAGCAGGTGAGCACGGCCGTGGGCGGAATGGCGGCGCGTCGAGCGCCGCCGGGCCTCCGCCTCCCAGGCGGCATGAGCCGCCCCCCGTGGAGCGGCTACTTCTTCTTGCGGATGTAGAGGCCCTTGAAGCTCACGTTGAGGCCTCCACACTGGAGGTTGTCGGACACGAGCAGATAAGGGCCCCGGCGCTGGACGGTGACGAGGCACTCGTCCTCTTCCTTGGGGTCACCGATGCGCAGCTCCTCGCCTCCGGGCTTCACGTCCTCGGCGAAGCCACCGGTATTGGCCGTGCCGTTCACCACGGCGGTGGCGTTGCCTTCGGCGTGCAGCAGCCCGCCCGCCTTGGAGGTGAAGACGATCTCATTCTCCGCGTACACCCATGTCCCCGCGAGGACCGCCGCGTCGAGCCCTTTCTCCCCCTTGGCGGGCTCCAGGTTCGCGGCGGGAAGGAAGCCCGCCAGGGGCTTGCCCTTGGCGGTGACGTAGTAGGCGCACCGGAAGCCGCCCTGCTCCGGGCCTGCCAGCACTGTGTCCCCCGGAATGAGGTAGCTGCGCTGCTTCCAACCGCACTCGCCCTGGGCCGGGCAAGCCTTGGCCTCGGACTGGAAGCTCACCGGCTGTTTGGGCGTGGGGGCCTTGATGGTGAAGACCTGGGCCTTCGCCTGGGCGTCGAAGTCATACGGGCCGCACTCCGCGGAGGGCTGCGCCAGGGCCAGCGACGGCAACGTCCATGCCGCGATGATCAGAGAAAAAGAGAGAGAGGTTCGCATGCGCGTGGCATTACGGCACGTGCAGCCCCGCGCTGTCCAAGGGATTGCCGCCCTCGCCCGGTAGACCTCCGCGCTGTTCATGAATGAATGCAAGACTCGCTGCGAGAACTGCGACATCGAGACCGCGCCGGCGAAGAAACATGAGAAGGGCGTGACACCTCCGCTCGCGGGTGCCGGACGGCGTCTTCGTGCCTCGGGAGGGCGGCGTGTGCTTCGAGCCGTTGCCTCCGTCCACGCAAGCAGAGGTGGAGCGACTGCTGCGTGTGCAGGGGGCTTCACACCCGTGTGCCAGGCGCTGCACGGAGGGCTGCGCGAGCGAGGTTGCGTCCGGGCGGGAGCGGGGCCATCCCGGCTGGCCTCAAGGATGCATTGCTGGCGCGCATGTGCCGGGACCGAGCTGTTTCCCTGATGGACGACCTTCGCGCCGCCAACCCCAGCGAGCACACGCGCTGGCTGGCCGAGCCCGATGAGCCGGCCTTCCGCGAGCTGCTCCATGCACGCTACGCGGAGACGTACTCCTATCCGTTCCTCTACGAGCCCGGCGGCGCCGTGCGGCTCTGGAGGGACGGGGCGCTGCTGAGCCTCGGCGAGTTCGACGCGCGGGGGGCGCTGCTGTGGCACACGGGCCTGTGGAACAAGCCGGGGCGGGACTCGCTGGACTCGGGGCTCTCCGTGGCGCTGCCGAGCCGCCGCACCCTCATGGGCCGCGCCGAGCACGAGGCGTTGTGGGGCTCGCTGCTGGCGCGGCTCGGGCGCTGGGTGGGCTTCCTGCACCAGAACACCTCCACGCTGCACGTCATGGCGCAGCGCTACGCCTCGCGCTTCATGCGGGCGAGGCCCACGGGCCTCGTCGTCAACTACACGCGGGGCGAGACGGTGATTGGCGTGGAGGAGGGCTCGGGCGTGCCCATGCAGGCACTGGCGATGACGACGGTGCTCACTCCCCCGCCGCCGCGCCGGCGCTACCTGCCCGAGGGCCCGTGGGGAGAGTGGCTCGCGTCCATCCTGGCCGGGGTGGGGCTC
This genomic interval carries:
- a CDS encoding kelch repeat-containing protein, producing the protein MKTLLRSTAIGLLLLGVQITACLDVDAVVGEFCDKHPLRCENGGSDAGPDGNDILDDGGGPDGGDAGQDGGDAGQDGGDAGQDAGPDGGLPDDEREPPGWKSVTSMTVRRTGHTATLLEDGRVLVVGGTSTVGTSGGGLTNTTELYNVSSNSWSPGERLATARMDHTATWLGKGKVLVVGGIGPTGSALASAEIYDVGANKWTTVSPMPYGGRAGHAAVLLPSGKVLVAGGGISADDGLRTAELYDPVSDSWTRAGNLNVRRNMLTLTLLDGGNALAIGGFNINRTEATAEVYDSNAPDGGRWRVSQEMDCGRYGHAATLLPSGGVLVTGTYDKSWDLPEKVLPYVDLFEPDGTSWMLQEDMKEARFLHTATALPSGEVLVTGGYSAPYASPLASAEILRLDGGWEPIAAPMSSARAAHTATWLKSGSVLIIGGTDGGVVLNTAERYVP
- a CDS encoding LysM peptidoglycan-binding domain-containing protein, with the protein product MDYRIKSGDTLSQIAKTHHTSVSALMKANKSIKDANVIQAGKSLNIPGKRDGFDDKPTRARSSRPSARPDAKSATSGADSGGAKGVKGNPLDIAKKHLNKNAGSLKLEKKGVGADMDDNVGNKVNCANFVSACLEQAGQIKNSQHSNLVRGLQNNLDKDKNFKRVSLKDAKPGDVVSLKTGPGVDDRHVVIFAGWKNGKAEFIGSNNRNPDRTQRITMTMSNAPVLSVHHYVG
- a CDS encoding RNA polymerase subunit sigma-70; protein product: MSEQWTTGSLAALLREHLPREQRAELDAVPGWEALLNPYVEATRSGWAKATAPLPAESFVRHLARHLPAGRTLEVMRILHGADLYLAYACARGEPSALRAFEQDIRRYIPARLGRVSPSMVDEVLQVLRERLLVGSGDTPPRISSYGGRGPLLNWVGIVAARIAGELVGRDARHELVAEPPEELVRLLAPSDPEYALLREDARRLLIESLRQAVAVLPEQERTLLRLHHFHGFTMDRLTLMYGGSRSGIARRIAEAREQLLERVRMELTPRLKQDRLTLESLLGLVSSRLDLSLQGLLD
- a CDS encoding serine/threonine-protein kinase, with the protein product MHSCPQEGTLADFLSGLLSEEHRTAVLAHVGGCTDCRWALAAGNGTQVLAVSPTASAQASSQPLLPGDRLSRYVVRERIGAGAMGVVYAADDPELGRRVALKMLRPEGRQREELRQRLLREAQALARLAHPNVVTLYDVGTHGDCVFLAMELVEGTTLAEWMREPRPWKEVLRLFLEAGRGLAAAHAAGLVHRDFKPANTLLSKEGRVFVTDFGIAGPIHHDEGAPLQDPDKAPVASMKHLTRTGQLLGTPAYMAPELMAGQRADAHSDEFSFCVALYEALFGVRPFQGATLEQLAQAARQGNISPPKREVKVPARIRRAVLRGLSANPQERFPSMESLLAALAPRPIRWLARMTAAAAVAGVLGTLVAYGVTHREGAHCEQEVEKLTAAWSPARRERIRTAFLSTGESYAAPAWEQLASALDAYAAQWRTLRTEACMSADSDTAAVAWQTAACLDARLWQFAAVTEVLEKADVLTVQNARPLTTSLEGLASCRDAPGLSARPQPPEHLRAPVEAARHKLAQARAHLVSHRFTEGLAVTTALIEDLKDLDYKPLRAEVLLAHGVLLGGLNKPKEAEQFLYQALWAGEAARDDETVARAWVELIWAVGEEQSRSDEAEKLILHARAAVERLGRERFPDITTDLHSRLSALREAHGQLAEAEQEALQGLEFSRRRNGPDSLRTPNLLHQLGRIRFGQGRHEEALKLHREALALRERLLGPDNPALVTSYNRVATAALEVGQHAEAVKAWHRALALQEASSSPETYPLGSVLLNLAGVSRLEGRMEEARSQVERARSIFERGRGPNHITVVFALTEQAVLALDAGQGAEALAFATEAVERVQRSLGPDSPRAAQPLTVRGQVHLKAGRYPEARRDLLDALTRLERDSGLAAGKMVAVLRQLAELALATHSPKEALAYCERAVTLTEKAGSAESQDGASALTCAGKAHLALGAAARATPLLERARRIQTRWGPPGDAEAAGRTSFLLAQALLETRPAPDRTRAFELAEEARTRLESVGVRGRPELQRVLAWQQREAKR